Proteins encoded together in one Fluviicola sp. window:
- the rnhA gene encoding ribonuclease HI — MSAYIEIYTDGSARGNPGPGGYGIILKYKQSVKEISQGYRLTTNNRMELLAVVVALESLKTNTIPVRIYSDSKYVIDAIDKGWVYGWQKKGFVKKKNKDLWLRYLSVAKSFKIQFIWVKGHNGHPENERCDVLAVEAALGSNLLADQYFEEVQQHED; from the coding sequence GTGTCAGCATACATTGAAATATATACAGACGGCTCTGCCAGAGGAAATCCGGGACCCGGAGGTTATGGAATCATCCTGAAATACAAACAATCCGTCAAGGAAATTTCCCAGGGTTATCGCTTAACAACGAACAATCGCATGGAATTACTCGCAGTTGTTGTGGCGCTGGAAAGTTTGAAAACCAATACCATTCCCGTAAGGATTTATTCCGATTCCAAATACGTCATTGATGCAATCGATAAGGGATGGGTTTATGGCTGGCAGAAAAAAGGGTTCGTCAAGAAAAAGAACAAAGATTTGTGGCTTCGCTACTTATCTGTTGCCAAGTCTTTCAAGATCCAATTCATTTGGGTGAAAGGCCACAATGGCCACCCTGAGAATGAGCGCTGTGATGTGCTGGCGGTTGAAGCGGCTTTGGGAAGTAACTTATTGGCCGACCAATACTTCGAGGAAGTTCAGCAGCACGAAGATTAA
- a CDS encoding aminopeptidase P N-terminal domain-containing protein, with protein MKYFPIDKNLFIENRKKFTAKMVKNTLAVFNSNDIYPVSADGTLPFTQHRDIFYLSGVDQEESILVLFPDASNEAHREVLFLKETNDHIAVWEGAKLNKDQAFETAGIKTVYWLQQFPTIFKQLMAEAEGIYLNTNEHLRADTTVQTREDRFIIQVKQDYPAHQVHKSAPIMHRIRSVKEKTELDLMQVACDITEKGFRRILGFVKPGVWEYEIEAEFSHEFLRNRSKGWAYTPIVASGKNACVLHYIENNMQCQDGDVILLDVGAEYANYSSDMSRSIPVNGRFTPRQKEVYNAVLRVKSQAEKMLVPGTMLAEYQKEVGRMMESELLGLKLLDQTDIKNQDPNWPAYKKYFMHGTSHYLGLDTHDVGLWNVPIEANMVFTCEPGIYIPEEGLGIRIEDNLVVQASGEPFNLMRNIPIEADEIETLMNQK; from the coding sequence ATGAAGTATTTCCCAATAGACAAAAACCTCTTTATTGAAAACCGTAAGAAATTTACGGCAAAAATGGTAAAAAACACCTTAGCAGTTTTCAATTCCAATGATATTTATCCGGTTAGTGCCGATGGTACGCTTCCTTTTACGCAACACCGCGATATTTTTTACTTATCCGGCGTGGACCAGGAAGAAAGTATATTGGTTTTATTTCCGGATGCCAGCAACGAAGCCCACCGTGAAGTTCTTTTCCTGAAGGAAACCAATGATCACATTGCGGTTTGGGAAGGCGCCAAGCTCAATAAAGACCAGGCATTTGAAACAGCCGGCATCAAAACGGTTTACTGGTTGCAGCAATTCCCGACTATCTTCAAGCAACTGATGGCTGAAGCAGAAGGGATTTACCTGAACACGAACGAGCACCTGCGCGCAGATACCACTGTTCAGACGCGTGAGGACCGTTTTATCATCCAGGTAAAACAGGATTATCCGGCACATCAGGTCCATAAGAGTGCGCCTATCATGCACCGGATCCGGTCCGTGAAAGAAAAAACCGAATTGGATTTGATGCAAGTTGCCTGCGATATTACCGAAAAAGGGTTTCGCAGAATTCTTGGTTTCGTGAAACCGGGCGTTTGGGAATATGAAATTGAAGCGGAATTTTCCCATGAATTCCTGCGCAACCGTTCCAAAGGATGGGCTTACACTCCGATTGTGGCTTCCGGGAAGAATGCGTGCGTGCTTCATTACATTGAAAACAACATGCAATGCCAGGACGGTGACGTGATTCTTTTAGACGTTGGTGCGGAATACGCCAACTATTCTTCGGACATGTCGCGAAGTATCCCCGTTAACGGACGCTTTACTCCAAGACAAAAAGAAGTTTACAACGCTGTGCTGCGCGTGAAATCACAAGCTGAAAAAATGCTTGTTCCGGGAACCATGCTGGCTGAATACCAAAAAGAAGTGGGCCGCATGATGGAATCCGAATTACTTGGACTAAAACTGTTGGACCAAACGGATATTAAGAACCAGGACCCGAACTGGCCGGCATATAAAAAGTATTTCATGCACGGAACATCGCATTATTTGGGACTGGACACACACGATGTCGGTTTATGGAATGTTCCGATCGAAGCAAACATGGTTTTCACCTGTGAACCGGGAATCTACATTCCGGAAGAAGGGTTGGGAATCCGTATTGAAGATAACCTGGTTGTGCAGGCGTCCGGAGAGCCATTCAACCTGATGCGCAATATCCCGATCGAAGCAGACGAAATAGAAACGTTGATGAATCAAAAATAA
- a CDS encoding alpha/beta hydrolase, whose protein sequence is MDEQLLNYRISGNGSPVVFLHGFMEDCSMWDELIPHLPVRAICVDLPGHGKSPVDFNATPSILSMAKEVEKIIIHEQLKHPIVVGHSMGGYVGLELIKLMPGIEHLILFHSHPWSDSEDKKRDRERVANMVLTKSAVFIREAIPNLFSNPAMMKDTIDHYVQIAEKMDPKAIGWASLAMKNRFDLAYLMEKNPEKFSVISGHNDKLINVGLLDSFCKQHKISSVVFPNAAHMSHEENREEVIQLLQTIF, encoded by the coding sequence ATGGATGAACAATTATTGAATTACAGGATTTCCGGAAATGGGAGTCCTGTTGTTTTTTTGCACGGTTTTATGGAAGATTGCAGCATGTGGGACGAACTGATCCCGCATCTGCCTGTGCGAGCCATATGCGTAGATCTGCCCGGCCACGGTAAAAGTCCGGTCGATTTCAACGCAACTCCTTCCATCCTGTCGATGGCTAAAGAAGTGGAAAAGATCATCATTCACGAGCAACTGAAACATCCGATTGTTGTGGGGCATTCTATGGGCGGATATGTAGGACTGGAACTCATCAAGCTCATGCCGGGGATTGAACACCTGATTTTATTCCATTCCCATCCGTGGAGCGATTCGGAAGACAAAAAAAGGGACCGGGAACGCGTTGCCAACATGGTGCTCACCAAATCCGCCGTGTTTATCCGTGAAGCCATCCCGAACTTATTTTCAAATCCGGCAATGATGAAGGATACCATCGATCACTATGTGCAAATTGCTGAAAAGATGGACCCGAAAGCAATCGGCTGGGCCTCCCTAGCGATGAAAAACCGTTTCGACCTGGCATACCTGATGGAGAAAAACCCCGAAAAGTTCAGCGTCATCAGCGGACACAACGACAAATTGATTAACGTAGGTTTACTGGATTCCTTCTGCAAACAGCATAAGATCTCGTCGGTCGTCTTCCCCAATGCTGCGCACATGTCGCACGAAGAGAACCGGGAGGAAGTGATTCAATTACTACAAACTATTTTTTAA